The following are encoded in a window of Vespula pensylvanica isolate Volc-1 chromosome 2, ASM1446617v1, whole genome shotgun sequence genomic DNA:
- the LOC122638217 gene encoding elongation of very long chain fatty acids protein-like has protein sequence MTSIVADLIHGYRDLMDNKSDPRVNDWVMMSSPFPTMAICLFYAYFSKVIGPKLMENKKPFNLRRLLIVYNLVQTLFSTWIFYEYLMSGWARGYSFRCQPVDYSTSPLALRMANTCWWYYFSKFTEFFDTLFFILRKKNQHVSTLHVIHHGVMPFSVWMGMKFAPGGHSTFFALLNTFVHIIMYFYYMVAAMGPQYQKYIWWKKYLTTLQMVQFVLIMVHQFQLLFTDCDYPRSFMIWISLHGFLFFGLFSDFYKTKYTLGKSRSRRSMANGTNNGACMPVLNDYPTKPKQNGISTYATIYNKEYNSCYSNGTNNGYVANNNTEKKLA, from the exons ATCCTAGGGTAAACGACTGGGTGATGATGAGCAGTCCCTTCCCAACGATGGCGATATGCCTGTTTTACGCATACTTTAGTAAAGTAATAGGACCGAAGTTgatggaaaacaaaaaaccgTTCAATCTTCGACGTCTCCTAATCGTTTACAATCTCGTACAGACCCTCTTTTCCACATGGATCTTCTACGAG TATCTGATGAGTGGTTGGGCGAGAGGATACAGCTTTCGTTGTCAGCCAGTCGACTACTCGACCAGTCCGTTAGCGCTCAGGATGGCGAACACATGTTGGTGGTATTACTTCAGCAAATTCACCGAATTCTTCGATACg CTGTTCTTTATcctgagaaaaaagaatcagcACGTGTCCACCCTTCACGTGATACACCACGGCGTGATGCCCTTTTCCGTATGGATGGGTATGAAGTTCGCGCCGGGTGGTCATAGTACCTTCTTCGCTCTGTTGAACACCTTCGTCCACATAATCATGTATTTCTACTACATGGTCGCGGCGATGGGCCCGCAATATCAAAAGTACATATGGTGGAAAAAGTACCTCACTACGCTACAAATG gTGCAGTTTGTATTGATCATGGTGCACCAGTTTCAGTTGCTCTTCACAGATTGCGACTATCCTCGAAGCTTCATGATCTGGATAAGTCTCCAtggttttctcttctttggtCTTTTCTCGGacttttataaaacgaaatacaCGCTTGGGAAATCGAGGAGTCGTCGTAGCATGGCAAACGGCACGAACAACGGTGCGTGCATGCCCGTCCTCAACGATTATCCGACGAAACCAAAGCAAAACGGTATATCGACGTACGCGACCATCTACAACAAGGAGTACAACAGTTGTTACAGCAATGGCACCAACAACGGCTACGTGGCGAACAACAACACCGAAAAGAAGCTGGCTTAG